A stretch of Gouania willdenowi unplaced genomic scaffold, fGouWil2.1 scaffold_49_arrow_ctg1, whole genome shotgun sequence DNA encodes these proteins:
- the LOC114460491 gene encoding uncharacterized protein LOC114460491, protein MLWIGGGLDCKSFHPWGSEKGLQEATNPPHPSLSPDVQQQNSTDTLDDVLCVIEEMWAREKQEDEYRAQQNGGQYGGQQNPCLVSFNDGGYRAQTIEEHTNLSFRKTKKIQKEKEAEGLVIKNAFTLFIKEKRENVEKELGVITSTEVNKLLAERWNLLAPDQREKYIAEATVDAILYAMKNPGRSHKINYRNKRKQSRAKGVHAKKTK, encoded by the exons ATGTTGTGGATTGGAGGGGGACTAGACTGTAAGAGTTTCCATCCTTGGGGTTCTGAGAAGGGCCTCCAGGAGGCCACCAACCCCCCACATCCATCTCTTTCTCCTGATGTTCAACAGCAGAATTCAACTGAT ACTCTGGacgatgttttgtgtgtgattgaGGAGATGTGGGCCCGGGAAAAGCAGGAGGACGAGTACAGAGCCCAACAAAATGGAGGCCAGTATGGGGGCCAACAGAATCCTTGCCTTGTATCGTTCAATGATGGCGGGTACAGAGCCCAAACCATCGAGGAACACACAAATCTTTCCTTCAGAAAGACAAAGAAGATtcagaaggagaaggaggcagAGGGGCTGGTCATCAAAAACGCCTTCACGCTCTTCATTAAAGAGAAAAGGGAGAATGTGGAAAAGGAGCTGGGCGTGATTACGAGCACTGAGGTGAACAAACTTCTTGCTGAACGG TGGAATTTGTTGGCACCAGatcaaagagaaaaatatattgctGAAGCGACAGTGGATGCTATCCTCTACGCCATGAAGAACCCCGGCCGCAGTCACAAAATCAACTAT AGAAACAAGAGGAAACAAAGTCGGGCCAAAGGTGTTCAtgctaaaaaaactaaataa
- the LOC114460500 gene encoding uncharacterized protein LOC114460500 → MKKIITLRWKAEHWKHLHPQDSEEGLQEVTNPPLPPPSHPAVQQPTLTESLEDVLCPVDERMCAREKQEYVQLKKVPNQEHRYGAQHGGQYRGHCKPGPIVLIDVRYGAPTIEDRTVDTILLKAEYCPPQNSSVMAPVMAPVKGPVSQTAKKIKEVNVANEPYVKKPPNAFMLFLKENRKSVEEELGERMSTVVNKVLGERVSEFVQ, encoded by the exons ATGAAGAAAATAATCACCTTGAGGTGGAAAGCAGAGCATTGGAAGCATCTCCATCCTCAGGATTCAGAGGAGGGGCTCCAGGAGGTCACTAACCCCCCACTTCCACCTCCATCTCATCCTGCTGTTCAACAGCCAACTTTAACTGAA AGTCTGGAGGATGTTTTGTGTCCTGTTGATGAGCGGATGTGTGCCCGGGAAAAGCAGGAGTATGTTCAGCTG AAAAAGGTCCCCAATCAAGAGCACAGGTACGGAGCCCAACATGGAGGCCAGTACAGGGGCCACTGTAAACCTGGCCCTATAGTGTTGATTGATGTCAGATATGGGGCCCCAACCATTGAGGACCGTACAGTCGACACCATCTTGTTGAAAGCGGAGTACTGCCCCCCACAAAATTCCTCAGTGATGGCCCCAGTGATGGCCCCAGTGAAGGGCCCAGTCTCACA AACGGCAAAGAAGATTAAGGAGGTGAATGTGGCAAACGAGCCGTATGTTAAAAAGCCCCCCAACGCCTTCATGCTCTTCCTGAAGGAGAACAGGAAGTCTGTGGAGGAGGAGCTGGGTGAGAGGATGAGCACTGTGGTAAACAAAGTCCTTGGTGAACGGGTGAGTGAATTTGTTcagtaa
- the LOC114460499 gene encoding homeodomain-interacting protein kinase 3-like encodes MDLLHLVRSLNVNYIRPIAKQLMMALQGLKAVRVMHTDIKPDNIMMVNIDESPFSVKLIDFGMASSISAAMPGLTHQPIGYRAPEVCLGLPYSGAIDMWGVGCTLAFLFLNDNLFPVHCEYLMMQSMVEMLGMPSKHQLHFGLYSKKFFCHEVDELGTRWRLLTPEEYTSRNKRQAEEWPEYRPHLSSVDDLLHMSELGDNETVEDRKAFIEFLKELLNLDGEERISPIDALQHPFITGSYLSHEPDNREQ; translated from the exons ATGGATTTGCTCCACCTGGTCCGTTCACTGAACGTCAACTACATCCGTCCTATTGCAAAGCAG CTGATGATGGCATTACAGGGACTCAAAGCTGTAAGAGTAATGCACACTGACATCAAGCCAGACAACATCATGATGGTCAACATTGATGAAAGTCCATTCAGTGTAAAGCTCATTGATTTTGGAATGGCTTCTTCCATCTCTGCCGCCATGCCCGGGCTCACACATCAACCCATCGGCTACAG GGCCCCAGAGGTTTGTCTTGGCCTTCCTTACTCGGGGGCCATTGACATGTGGGGAGTGGGCTGCACGCTGGCATTCCTCTTCCTAAATGACAACCTCTTTCCTGTCCACTGTGAATACCTCATG ATGCAGAGCATGGTGGAGATGCTGGGAATGCCATCAAAGCACCAGCTCCACTTTGGCCTATACAGCAAGAAGTTCTTTTGTCATGAGGTGGATGAATTGGGCACAAGATGGAGGCTGCtg ACACCAGAAGAGTACACCTCTAGGAACAAAAGACAAGCTGAGGAGTGGCCAGAATATCGTCCACATTTGTCATCAGTAGATGACCTGCTCCAT atgTCTGAACTCGGGGATAATGAGACGGTGGAAGACAGGAAGGCCTTCATCGAGTTCCTGAAAGAACTGTTGAATCTGGATGGGGAAGAGAGAATCTCTCCCATTGATGCTCTTCAGCATCCCTTCATTACGGGGTCATACCTGAGCCATGAGCCAGACAACAGAGAACAGTGA